Proteins co-encoded in one Scatophagus argus isolate fScaArg1 chromosome 11, fScaArg1.pri, whole genome shotgun sequence genomic window:
- the LOC124066784 gene encoding olfactory receptor 6N2-like — MNNRSSILVFSLSGFNATVNYRATLFSLTLLCYGLILVVNVSLILTIILNQNLHEPMYIFLCSLCINSLYGTAGFYPKFLSDLLSDIQVISYVGCLLQIFVIYSNAKTDYSILVLMAYDRYVAICRPLEYHSVMSVRRTAVLVILSWVVPFSCEAAVIILTSVLKLCGSHIDKLYCENWSIVKLACGSTRANDIVGLIVISFYFGHALFIACSYVWLVKSSLKSREGRRKFTQTCVPHLLCLLNVTSSLLFDVMYSRYGSASMSQNLRNFMAIQFLVVTPTLNPIIYGLNLSKIRNTMIAYLCTFAGKSFKLTIKV; from the coding sequence ATGAATAATAGATCCAGTATActtgtattttcattgtcagGCTTTAATGCCACAGTCAATTATAGAGCAACTCTTTTCTCTCTTACCTTATTATGTTATGGTCTAATTTTAGTGGTAAATGTGTCTCTCATTTTGACCATAATATTGAATCAAAATTTACATGAAcccatgtacatttttttgtgttctttgtgcaTCAATAGTCTTTATGGGACTGCAGGGTTTTATCCCAAATTTCTCAGTGATCTTCTATCTGATATTCAGGTAATATCATATGTAGGATGCCTTTTGCAAATCTTTGTTATATATTCCAATGCAAAAACTGACTACTCTATCTTAGTTCTAATGGCCTATGACAGATATGTGGCAATATGTCGACCTCTGGAGTATCACTCTGTAATGTCTGTGCGAAGGACGGCAGTGTTGGTCATATTGTCCTGGGTTGTTCCTTTTAGCTGTGAGGCTGCAGTTATAATTTTGACATCTGTGCTGAAGTTATGTGGCTCCCACATAGATAAACTCTATTGTGAGAACTGGTCAATTGTTAAACTTGCTTGTGGCTCAACGAGAGCAAATGATATTGTTGGATTGATTGTTATCTCTTTCTATTTCGGTCATGCTCTCTTCATTGCGTGTTCATATGTGTGGCTTGTAAAATCATCTCTAAAAtccagagagggaaggagaaaatTTACACAAACATGCGTACCACATTTATTATGTCTGCTCAATGTCACAAGTTCTTTGCTTTTTGATGTTATGTACTCGAGGTATGGATCAGCATCTATGTCTCAGAATTTAAGGAACTTCATGGCCATACAATTCCTCGTAGTTACACCTACTCTAAACCCAATAATTTATGGACTGAACCTGTCTAAAATTAGGAACACAATGATAGCCTATTTGTGCACGTTTGCAGGTAAGAGTTTTAAACTCACAATCAAGGTGTGA